The proteins below come from a single Serinus canaria isolate serCan28SL12 chromosome 6, serCan2020, whole genome shotgun sequence genomic window:
- the PPP1R3C gene encoding protein phosphatase 1 regulatory subunit 3C gives MIQILDPRPLPSSSMPVDMAMRICIAHSPPLKSFLSPLEDCQRNSFVNRLKPLRPCLHVKCDSEDQKSDWNHSPARAKKRVVFADTKGLSLTVIHTFSEFQEPPVWDLQFDLLGIEDITSDLKLHEEKNLILGFPQPSADYLDFRNRLQTNLVCLETCTLQEKVLSGTVKVKNVSFEKKVQVRITFDTWKTYKDVECVYMNNVYSDFENDTFSFAIDFPPAISSEEKIEFCISYQSGEHTFWDNNEGQNYKIVRAEWKPNGVQIPSAKEGYVDLQTSRRGQEREPDQLGSPRLSSGLFPQWQSLGHIESSLPYW, from the coding sequence ATGATACAGATCTTGGACCCGAGAcccttgcccagctccagcatgCCTGTGGATATGGCCATGCGAATTTGCATAGCCCATTCTCCACCACTGAAGAGCTTTCTCAGCCCCCTCGAGGACTGCCAAAGAAACAGCTTTGTGAACAGACTCAAACCTCTCAGGCCGTGCCTTCATGTGAAATGTGACTCAGAAGATCAGAAGAGCGACTGGAACCACTCGCCAGCCCGCGCCAAGAAGCGCGTTGTGTTTGCAGACACCAAGGGGCTGTCCCTGACAGTGATCCACACCTTCTCCGAGTTCCAGGAGCCCCCTGTGTGGGATCTGCAGTTTGACCTCTTAGGCATTGAGGACATAACATCTGACTTGAAACTCCATGAGGAGAAAAACTTGATTCTGGGTTTCCCTCAGCCCTCAGCTGACTACCTGGACTTCAGGAACCGTCTGCAGACAAACCTGGTCTGCCTGGAGACGTGCACCCTGCAAGAGAAAGTCCTGTCAGGCACTGTGAAAGTAAAAAATGTCAGCTTTGAGAAAAAGGTTCAGGTTCGTATTACTTTCGATACATGGAAGACCTACAAAGATGTTGAGTGTGTGTACATGAACAATGTTTACAGTGATTTTGAAAATGATACCTTCTCCTTTGCCATTGATTTTCCTCCTGCCATTTCTTCTGAAGAGAAGATAGAGTTTTGCATTTCTTACCAAAGTGGAGAACATACCTTCTGGGACAATAACGAGGGGCAGAATTACAAAATTGTACGTGCAGAGTGGAAGCCTAATGGAGTTCAGATACCATCTGCCAAGGAAGGCTATGTAGATCTTCAGACTTCAAGGAGAGGACAAGAGAGAGAACCTGATCAGCTGGGCAGTCCAAGGTTGTCCAGTGGGCTGTTTCCCCAGTGGCAGAGCTTGGGTCACATTGAAAGTTCTTTACCGTATTGGTGA